A segment of the Elaeis guineensis isolate ETL-2024a chromosome 6, EG11, whole genome shotgun sequence genome:
agtttttgatattTCTCAATATTTTAAAGAATGAAAGGCATCTTTCAGCTGACCTGGAAACAAATCGACTGAGGGCTGTCCTCCGTCCGATAAGCTGCTGGATTTCTTTAATAGAGGtcagatattttattttcaataaagctctaatcttttcagggttagcttttattcttctttgattaatgaaaaaatcAAGGAACTTATCTGAGCCAACTCCAAAAACATATTTATTGGGATTGAGCTTCATCTGGTGCCTTCTAAGTTCTCCAAATACTTTCTTCAGATCGGTAATATATTGATCCTCTTCGGTGCTCTTTActatcatatcatcaacatagatcttCATATTTCGATCAATTTATTGTTTAAAAACTTTATTGATGAGGTGCTGGAATGTAGCACCTAcatttttaagataaaaaaatatcattttataataatacaaatcTCTTTTAATGATAAAGACAGTATTTTCTTCATTTGTTGGTGCTATTTGGATTTGATTATAGCCTGAGAAAGCATCCATAAAGCTGAGGAGCTTGTGACCAGAGATAGTATCTACAAACTGATCAATTCTCAGCAAAGaaaaactatccttcggacaagcttTATTGAAATCTTTATAGTCAATGCATATCCTCCATTTGCCATTAGTCTTCTTGACCATAACAACGTTGGCTATCCACTTCGAATAATGAGCTTTCCTGATAAATCTTGCTTTTAAAAGCTTATCATGTCAACTTCCTCATCAATGGCTTTTTGCCTTTTCAAGATGAAACTTCTTTTCTTCTGCTGAGTCGGCTTAAAATTTGAGTCTACATTTAGTTTATGAATAATCACATCGACAGGGATACCAAGCATATCAGAGGCCGATCAAGCAAATACGTCAGCATTTGCTCACAGAACTTAATCAGTCTCTCTCTTAAGTTAGGTGTAAGATTCATACCAATTTGGATCATTTTTTTAGATTATCTTCCAAAGAAATGGCTTCAAGCTTTTTCGTCGATTCACTTCGGATTTTTTTGACCTCATCCAACGCATTTGGTATATCAATTGGCTTAGTTTTTGCTAGTTGGTTCATTTTAGCAGAAATCATAAAATACTGTCGAGCCATCATTTGGTCGCCATGCATCTCATCAACTCCCTCTTTAATCGAAAAGTACACCAGCAGATGATAAGTAGAGATAATGGCCTTGAGACCAGATTGGTAAAGGATAGCATTATAAATAGATGGGACTCTAACTACCAAAAAAGTGAGCTGCATTATTGACTGCCTTGGTTCCTGACCTACTGTAACTGGTAGAGTGATTTCTCCCTTAGCTGCCATCGGATTTCTTGAGAACCCGATGATGGGAGTATCGATTCACCTGAGTTATCCAGTCAGGTTCATTTTTAAGAAAGTATCATAGGACAATACGTTagagagctttcattatcaacaagaactTTTTTTACATCATACTTTGCTATCATCATAGAGACGACGACAGCATCATTATGAGAGATTTGGATCTTTTTTACatcatttttagaaaaaaaaatatttttagttcttTGCTTCATGGAGGATGGGTCATCAGTACCAGGTAGGATGTCAGATATCATATTGATAACACCAACAGTTGGTCGGTTGTGATCGTTAGAAGTTTCTTCTGCTGGAGGCCTGTACTCTTCAATTTTGGCCAGTCTGACATATTTACCAAGGTAATCTTGGCACACTAAGATTTCTATCTCATCTCACGGCTGTCTACATTCTTTGATGTCATGGTCGTGATCTCTGTGGAAGCGGCAATACTTTCGTTTGTCTCTTTTCTCTGAAGGGGCTTTCAAAGGATCAGATCTTCGGAGATATTTTtctccttcaatctccatcagAATTTGAGCTCGAGGAGTGGATAGAGGGGCATAAGAATTGAAGTGCCGAAGTGGGCTtcttgacctcagattttttcgagGTTGATTTGAATTTTCAGTTTGCTCATCATTCTCCCTTggctattttttttcatttttgtccTTCTTCGCCTACCTTAAGATAGCCTCCTCCTCCTCAGCCTGAGTGTACTTATGCACCCGATCGAGCATCTCATTGTAGATGTTCGAAAAATTTTTAttcgaaaaaaaaatcagacggttgcttcaaattttttttttcaaagtataTATGGCAactgatttattaaaattttttattttcaggatGGCCACATTGAAACGAGCCACGTATTTTCGAAGATCTTCTCCTTTCTGTTGCTGAACAGAAAAAAGATTATTTACATACCTTAAAATAAGGCATGTTAGTGCTAAAATAAGTGACAAATAATCTTCCAAGCTGCTCAAAAAAAGAGATGGTTATGAGAGTCCAGAAAATCAAACCCTCACCGTTTTCTTGAGGGTTGCAGAAAAAGCAATGCATAATAGGGCATCGAAAGCTCCTTGTAAAGCCATGAGGGTCATATAACTCTCGATATGATTCATGGGATCAATAGAACCATCAAAAGACTCGATGGAGGGTATTTTGAATCGGTTCAAAACTTGTTCACTCAAGATCTCATTAGAGAAAGGAGATTGAAgattaaaattatctttattctgaGATCGACCTCCTACCTGGAGCTCCATCAGATGTCTTTCAAGATTCAAGATCTTATGCTCCAGGTCATCCCTTCTTTGAACTTTCAGAGTGCTGGGAGCAAATTCGCTGTCAGCCTCATCAATGTGGTGTTCGTCTTGATGGACTGGTTGAGAACTGTGCTGggacaaagtatttgaaggagcCTCTTTAGATGGTTGCTTCTCCTTCTTTTGAAGCTGTTGAACAGCTGCTGTCAGGTCTTGGACTTGCTAAACAAGAAAGCTGAATTGTTGAGGATCACAGCAATTGACTATTGCGGTAGCGCCTTCGGTACTCCTTCTGAAGTGGAGGGAGAGGGATGCTGAGCTCGTGCTTTGATCAtctttttttataagaaaatcaaaagacCTTTTCTCTAGCACTAATCTGTTGCCACAGGGATCAAAATCTGGAGTAGAGTGGATCGACTTGGATGAGATTGGACTGGAGCAATCCTTGCGATGTGACGAAAACTCCTTCAATCTATAAAATCAATCACGAAACTGGATAGAGATCTTTCGGTTcttgatcctccgatgcttaagttagtttgAGCCTTGAGAACTGGAgtgaaaaaagtgaaagagcGAGAAAAATTGAATTGAACTGGATAGGAGTCAAGAGTCTAGCTTAATTTCCTATTAGCAAAGTTTTTCCTAGTTTCAGAGAGCAAAACTTACTGATGGAGGATCCTTGACCCTCTATTATAGAGGAATTGAGGAGACCATTCCAGAGTTTATTAGACTGTTAGAGAAGTTTGTTAAGCATTTAAAGAGCCACATGTAAATGAGCTGGCGTACAGCTGTATATATGAGTTGAACATGAGATCATGGCCAGTTGTGGCCTGGTTGAGGAAACTATCATGGCATTTACAGAACAGTTAAGTCCATCACAATAATAACTCACCTCGGTAGATGACCGAGGTGAAATGTAAATGCCATAACATTCATCCCAGATAAAGGTATCAGGATTCAAGTCGGTAGATATCCGACCTGAACATTTTTTTGTCAGCTGAGACTATCCTGATAGAATACATaaggatattttttattcatctcGATAAAATATCGAACTGAATCTGCCAACAGATAAATTGGTATGCTGGGATCCGACGCTTTAAGATTAATATCTTTTTGATTTCGTATGACGATGCCACGTGTCTCGAGACTGATTTAATACACCAACACCATGTATTGTCATGATGGAGAGGAGGAGGCCTTGGTTCCAAGGCTTATTATTATTTGTTATTaggttttttaaatttttttttatatgattcaaTCTCCAATGTTGCAAATGGATTGAAGAATAGAAGGGGAGAAGAGTAAAAGAAATGTGCCTTCTTTGAGGCTACATTGTGAGGTCATGCCCCGTGAGTTCGACTCTTTTAAGAACCCATGAGAGGGGATTAGGAGAGTGGTGGCATGATGGGTCGATGTCGGCCGCATTCAAGCCCCGAGATAGCCTGGGGAATGGAGTGTGCCCAAGAAATGGCTTGACGTTGGATCCGATACCAGCCGGATGCCCATAGGTCTTTTCAATTATTGTAGTTGCCTTGTGGTGGCCACATCAGGGTGGATTCATATGGGCTATGGTGTTGTAGTAATAGGTTATATCATGAACTCCatgctaaaataacttttaataCTCACTTCTGTTTGAATCTTTTTATCAATGCTCCTTGGGATGCTTGTCATCTATCAATGGTCATCGATTTGATGATTTAAGATCAGGATTGATCGATTAGAAGTGATGGATAGGATGAGAGTATCTCTGTACTTCATAGTATAATCTAATCTGTGATGCTTTAGGCATTGTGCTCTATCTTGAGAATTAATGAAGTACAACATTTTCTTATTCTTGTTTCACTTGTACAATGTTGAACAATTGACCTACAGAGGTTCCTTTATACCTAAACCCTCTTATTGCTATCTTTTATCCATCATGTTATTTAAGGTTCTAACCAAGACAATTGTACCAGACAAATTGTAATTAATAAGAATGCAGGAGAGACAGAGCATGCGCATGTGCTATACCATGGATTTTAAAGATATAATTGGACAGAATGCTTAGCACTGAACTTAATGAGGTTTAGCATTTGGATTTGATGATATACATTTTGCCGAATAATGATGGTTATGCTTTACAAACTTGTTGGAATAATGATGCTTAATGCTTTATAAGCTATATAAATTAATCGTTGACCAAGCTTATCAATTCATGATCTCATATAACTATAACTAACGCCATCCGGTCTTCCCTAGTAGGCTGAGTTGGATCCCACTATTAAAACTTTGCGTGCACCTAAGCCATTGATAGTGAGAGTGGGGTTGTCCCCTCAAAAAAGAGATGAATACTTCATAATTTGGTCTTCTTTATCTATGGTTGGCGTAAACATGAAGAACACTTGTTAACACTAACGAACATATTTAGATTTTGTTCGAAACATATTGCTATGAGCTATAATGATTAGACTATCATAAAAAAGGAGTGTTAATATTAGGTGCCACTTGTTAGGATTCTGATCCTGAGCTTCTCTTATGGAGCCAAAAGAGATACCAACTAATTGAGCTAAAACTACTTCAAACCATtagataattcaaaaatttaattatcactaacttgtttctaaaaaaATAGAGGTATCAAAACAAAAGTAGCTTTATCCTCTTTTGCTTCCTTTTATCTTTAAGTGGGTCATTAGCAAAAGTAGTTAGGAGAAAAGTAGTCAGGGAGAGGTAGCTTTAAGCTTTGAAACATATTGCTCTTTATGTAATTTGATCAATTATTCTTCATTGAATTATTATGATCCTCACAATATATTGGTTGCCCCATGGCTCCTACTTTTGAGAAGCCCCATGGGACCCATTACCCTGTACCTGTGCGCCTTCTCTCGGCGGCAACGCGTGCACCGATGTCGGGCCTTCCTCTGGCCTCTGAGCTTGAGGGGTTTGTCCGTAGGACCTTTTAACATGTGATGATGTGAAACGCTACtggtgcctctctctctctctctctctctctctctctttgtgtgTGTGGTCATGGACGTCGTATTCACCTACTGCTTTCATAGGGATTGGATCAGCTGGACTTTGCCTTGCTTAAAGAGATCTTTGTCAGTACACACCAAGGACAAAGTTAAGCCTTCCTTCCTCCCAAAGAAACGGATAGATTTGTATTTTTGTGGCAATTATGCACGCATATCTATGTGGCATTACATGTTTTGAGGGATGCTTACTAGGTAGTTAATGCTGCTTGTGACAATGTACGTCCGCTGAGGAAATGAGATTTTATGTGGACCCATGTAGATTTTGCTGCTGATGGATGATGATCAAAAGTGATATTTTAGTGATTGTGGATGCCTTTGGAGTCCTGATGCACTGGTTGGTTGTACCCTGAAGAGTGTAGACCATCGCATTTGTGGTCCAATCAATCATAGATGATGGATAGAAGTTGCTACCATCAAGTAGAACTGTGATTTTTTTTGGTTTTAGTTTACATGGAGGGAAATGAAACAAGGTGAATTTGAATTCCTTTTGCAGGAGAGAGCAAGAGAGAGGGGGAAAAAATTCAATGAGAACTAAAATGGAAGATTGGGACTGGTATGGCAGACTATTTGGCCAATAGGGAAAGAATCTAGGGGGCTTTTGATGATTGAGAATGGGATTTGGGATTTTtctataaaaacaaaaaaaaaaaaaaaaagtgagagaaGGATTGTGAATCATTTTGCTTTGGTGCAAGGTTCATGTGTGTATTTTATTACATACAACTGAGATgaaatctcttttcaaaaattaaaaaagaataaaatatcaatttttttatttaagtcTACCCAGCTATCATGGAACCAAAACAATATGGACAGTACTGTTGATTTCATTATGTGTTCCTACTCTGCCTTGCTACAATTATAAAATGAGCAAAACCTTAGAACATGTGGAGACACCAACACCCATCTTCTTGTATGGAATCTGACATGTATGATTGTAAGTATTACaattaagtattataattagaaaAACATCAACCAACTTCTCTACGTGGAGAAGTCTCTTTATATATCTTGTTCCTGGTTCACAGATCCACAAATCATGGAAGAATAAAATCCAGCTAATGAATGATGAAGTTGACCAGCAAGAAAAATTCAGTTAATGTTACAAAAACCAATGTATGATTCTGAGACTAGATTTAAATGCAAATATTATGAACTGTTGAAGCTTTCAATCTCTTGGACAAACATGTAAGTGGACACTCATTGGCTGCAAATAGGCCCTTCTCAAGCTGATGACACTCAGAAAATTGCCTTCTTGCTACAGTGACAATTGTGAATaaacaaaatattctcatgtgggGGTGCTATACTGTTGCCACATTCTGCTACCCTTTAAGTCTATCACAAGTCATCAACATAATGTATATAGGAGCAAAATCTTAATCCATATGAGACACTCACACAATTATATATATGCTGAGACAACTGGTGATGATCATAAGAGTTCCAGGGACATGTGACTTACCATGGCAGGGTTAGCTGTCCTTTTTGATGATTATCTGAAACAGTACTCCATAATATTCCAATACTGCATATAATAGGTAGGTCTACTAATTCTAGTCCTGTACTTCTTGGCACTTTCTGGGGCATCTTTTCCCTCATGCACTTGAACTGCTTTGGCTAAGGGACTTGGATTTGTTTGGCGTGCCTACATAGCCCACTAAAATATTCTGGTGAGAGCCTCCAAGAGGGATCTTACATCCTTCCTGCCTCACCAGAATGGGAATGAGAAGATTGTTGTTTTTATCCAACGGGAAACTGTGGCTTATGGGAGGATATGAGAAGAGGAAGATTTGAGCTCTCTCCATGGGTGCAGCTATATGTTCTCTCTCGTCATAGCTAGTAACATCCATTGATAGATATTTACAGGTGAGGATGTCTGCTTTATATCTTCCTCCTCTTTTCATCAGCTGTAGGCTCTTTCAAGTCCTCTCTTACTTGCAGAGAATGTCAATCATATAGGAAGTGATTACAAAACGTCTCGTTTATTTTTAGTTCTTTTGAGCATGTACATGAATCTGTATTTTTAAAGCTCTTTTCCTAGGACAATACTTTCTTGTTGGATAGTTTTCAGCTTCTGTCAGAAAGCAGAACCTATTTGattcttccttatttacaacctATTCGATTCTTTTAATTTCTTATTACCACCACCATTATTATTACTGAGGTAAAAAGTAGCTCTTGTAATGTTTTGTAAATAAATGTTCTCAATGTACACACTTCACCATCTGTTATCAATCTCTGTTTTCCGACCTATTGAATGAACCCTTGCAAGTGTTTTCATACTAGCAAGATGGTTAGATTCTTCACCTGACTTCTCTATAAGGAGACTGAAAGAAATTGATGCAAACGTGTCACTTTCCCATCAAAAATATAACCATATCCTTGCTGACAGATAGCAAAGTAAAAACTATATGACCAATTACTTGAAAAATCCAATTTAGGTAAGCCCATAACTTGGGCAAATGGCCTTGCCCTCCCCGTACTTGCATGCAGAAAGATGTTCATAGATCTGTTTTGCTCTTTAATTTAATGGACTTGTGTTCCTTGGGACCTTGAGAAGTGTCTGATATATATCTAATCATGTAAATTTTAATCTCAAGGACAAGATTAAGTAAACATGGCGATCACCAAAATCTTACCGTGGACGTCAAATCTTTCTTTAGATCAGATTTCCTTCACCAAAAACACTAAATTTGCTTGGAAGCCCTTCAATAGGTTGCATGTCACTAAATCCTGGCTTGACTGCCTTTTTATGATTGCCTACAATTAACTTGGCGTTGTTTTCTTTGGAAGATGTTACTGCATTCTACTTTGTTTGATGCATAATAGGCATTCGAATTCTCTCCATGTCATACTTATTTCATCATGTCCTCTATTTATCAGGACAGCCCAGAAAAATAGAATCTATGACCTAAAATTTATTCCTCTATTACACTTTATTCCTCCCAAACGAATGACATCCAGCAAGCAATCGATAGAATATAGTTTGTCTACTATAAAGTTGGAAGCCGTTGCAAAAAAATCTTGAAGTATAACCAAAAAGGAAGCACACCATTACTGAAAGTGGATTACCAGGTATCAGCATAACTTACAATCACCATCTTTTTCTCTCTGCTCAAAATGTCAGATAGAATCTGGCCTTTTCTTTATGTTGTTATCTTGGCCATCAGTTCACTCTTGTCAACCATAATAAGGCATCTGTTTAAGTGCTAAAACCAATCAATCATTGTCAATGTCTTAGAATCTGAATATATGCAGGATTCAATCAGCACTTGAAATTGATATCTCCCAAGAATAACTGGAACATATTGAGATATAATCAACATCCATATTGCACACAGCACTGATTAGACAAAACCCAACCAAATCGCGATCTTCTGACCAGCTGCAGCAGGGCACCAACAGACAATCCGCAGAAGACTGATGAAGTTTTTGAAGCACTACGATAAAGAACGAATGAAAATGGCCATCCTGAAGCATGAAGAAACCTTCAGACAGCAGGTAGGCTCTCAGCTCCCCTCTTTCCTCCATTTTGGCCATTTTATGTCCTAGTCTGAGAGCTTAGATATGTTCTCATATATGGATCAGGTTCATGAACTCCATCGCTTGTATAGAGTTCAGAAGCTACTAACGAGTGATATGAAAGATATTAAGCTCAAGAGACAAAAAGATCTTgcatgtcctaaagctaatctcAGTATGGGAAATGGAGAGCATGGAACAGGTTCATGTCAACCACGTTATAACAACCACCATCAGAGAAGGCCTCGTCGGCCACTTAATCTGGAACTCCCAGCAGAAGAGTACATAGAAAATGCTGAAGAAGATGTGATGCTAGAGATCGAACAAGAAAGTGATATAGAGCTAACGCTGGCCATAAGAAGCAGGAGGAGTGAGAGAGATGGAACTCCTGGAACGAGCTTTAACTCATCTTCAACTGAGTCTAGTGGGGTCAAATCAAGAGGCCATGAATGGGGACTGAGTCAGGCGCCAGACATAAACCTCAGCTTTCCATATGAGAGGAACAGTTCCTTTAATGTTGGAGAAGGAATGAGACAGGATGGAGTAAAGCAGCAGCCACCCTGGCTCTTCCAATGTTTGAGCCTCAAGATGGCGTGATCTTTATGGATTCCAAATGTTTGTTCTAGTTTGGCAGTCAATGGCATTTGGTAGCTTCTTGGATTAAAACCTTCAGTCTTTTATGCAAATCTACTGACTAAATCATGATTGATGCTTGAGTTGATCATCTAGTTTGTGCTAAAACAAAGTGGTCTTGAGTTCCTTTTTCATGTGGAGTATGAGAAACACGTTGACCATTTTTGCAAAATAAGAACTTCGTAGCATGACTCTTTACTACTGCTCAAGCATTCTTTTTTAAGTGCAGAATTTTGATGAGACCGGTTTACCGATTAGCCTTCAAGTCTGTCAACTGCAGCACGGCACCCCCTAATTATttccttattctttttcttctttctttttcttcttcttcttccgttttttttctttttctttttattttttttttgctgtaaaGGCGTTCCTTAAGTATTTTGTTTGACATATGAAGATTTCCCAATCAATAAGTTATGATGCTCATTTCAAGCCCTGCTCTccttattatttctatctttccttacttttttttttttttttaattttgttatttattaGAGCCGGCAAGCTATACCCAGCTGCCTCACCGCCCGTCTCAAAGAAATTATTGATTAAAATTATTCTATCATCTGAATTTTTAACCATCCAATAAAAAACCATTACATTtattatgattaaaaaaaattcaacaagACCTACCACTGATATTTTGAATAGAAAAAGATTTACCATCCAACAATTTAGACGGTAGAATGATCCCAACCAATAATTTCTCCCAAGCCCACGCCTTTATTGCTGTTCCGTGAGTGACGCGTCCCGTTTCCTGGTAAATGCAACGAGTCTTGCCGGTGGGTCGCGTCTCTCACCTTAGCGAGACACGCTTCATCGACCGGCAGGTAAAATTCAAACAGCAGCGGCATCGCGCTCGCTTTGCCTTTTTCCCCATACGAGCATCACGCTCTCTTTCTTTTACCAAGacctcattaaaaaaaaaaaaaaaaaaaaaacaaactgaTATTTCAACCCATATTTAGTTATTGCAGCGTGACACGTGGAAGCATAAGCCAAGATGTCCTGGCAGGGCACAATTGCCTCGCAAGCCCTTATTACTGTCATCTTTTTCACCTTCTATAGAATTTACGTGGAACTGCAACAACA
Coding sequences within it:
- the LOC105033253 gene encoding uncharacterized protein, whose amino-acid sequence is MKFLKHYDKERMKMAILKHEETFRQQVHELHRLYRVQKLLTSDMKDIKLKRQKDLACPKANLSMGNGEHGTGSCQPRYNNHHQRRPRRPLNLELPAEEYIENAEEDVMLEIEQESDIELTLAIRSRRSERDGTPGTSFNSSSTESSGVKSRGHEWGLSQAPDINLSFPYERNSSFNVGEGMRQDGVKQQPPWLFQCLSLKMA